Proteins encoded together in one Papaver somniferum cultivar HN1 unplaced genomic scaffold, ASM357369v1 unplaced-scaffold_21, whole genome shotgun sequence window:
- the LOC113340233 gene encoding probable E3 ubiquitin-protein ligase RHA4A, whose protein sequence is MGVPNQNQNQNNHFYPQELQLKLYQAFIFSVPILFSIILLLLFYLFYLKRTRDQASNHPTSLPTTIHSAPRSTNNQPTSILPFMSIDVGLIKEELKEKLPIVTFDESLRDKDSLCCVCLGDFELREQLQQIPSCKHVFHVECIHHWLRTNSTCPLCRCFILPVKKTDPAVDPPLPPV, encoded by the exons ATGGGTGTccctaatcaaaatcaaaatcaaaataatcatTTCTATCCTCAAGAACTTCAATTAAAACTATACCAAGCATTCATATTTTCAGTACCGATTCTTTTCTCTAtaattcttcttctcttgttttaTCTCTTTTACCTCAAAAGAACTAGAGATCAAGCAAGCAATCACCCCACTTCACTTCCCACAACAATTCATAGTGCTCCAAGAAGTACCAATAATCAACCCACTTCAATCCTTCCATTCATG TCAATAGATGTTGGTTTGATCAAGGAAGAATTAAAGGAGAAGCTTCCAATAGTCACATTCGATGAAAGCTTAAGAGACAAAGATTCATT ATGTTGCGTATGTCTGGGTGATTTCGAGCTCAGGGAGCAATTGCAGCAGATTCCGTCGTGCAAGCATGTGTTTCACGTCGAATGTATTCATCATTGGCTCCGCACAAACTCGACATGTCCGCTGTGTCGGTGCTTCATCCTTCCGGTTAAGAAGACAGATCCTGCAGTAGACCCTCCACTTCCACCGGTTTGA
- the LOC113339406 gene encoding receptor-like cytoplasmic kinase 185 has product MEISNPNILLCEGYHPRLSDFFGFKEHITEPKFTKNLSLRCDRHAPESVGDGKLTKESDIYSFGFVLLELISGRNAEMKLDLIEWAKRKLVGGEEFTAVADPLLEGHYPEQGLYQALYLAAECLQTNGLRRPRIGHVVNVLSNLASEIYDPDAIQINQAGTLTIGNFEKERLRIQWQHVCFLF; this is encoded by the exons ATGGAAATATCAAACCCTAACATTCTCTTATGTGAAGGATATCACCCAAGGCTTTCAGATTTCTTCGGGTTTAAAGAACATATCACAGAACCTAAATTTACAAAGAATTTAAGCCTCAGATGTGATCGTCATGCACCTGAATCTGTTGGAGATGGTAAACTTACTAAAGAATCCGACATCTACAGTTTTGGCTTTGTCTTGCTTGAACTTATTTCAGGGCGCAATGCAGAGATGAAGCTTGATCTCATTGAATGG GCAAAACGTAAATTGGTGGGCGGTGAGGAATTCACTGCGGTGGCTGACCCACTACTGGAAGGTCATTACCCAGAGCAAGGCTTGTACCAAGCTCTTTATCTTGCAGCTGAGTGTTTACAAACTAACGGTCTCCGTCGGCCTCGTATAGGACATGTTGTGAATGTTCTATCAAATTTAGCTTCTGAAATTTATGACCCTGATGCTATCCAAATAAATCAAGCAGGTACACTGACAATTGGAAACTTTGAGAAGGAAAGACTAAGAATCCAATGGCAACATGTCTGTTTTTTATTCTAG
- the LOC113339549 gene encoding F-box protein At3g61340-like, which produces MDRGRDKLQRTSLSNRLDEKSAEDILINLPVKSLVRFKSVSKSWQSFIEDPSFIESYLSRSKAHPQLLTTIRDTDSIVVPSPEDGFKGGAALHKVKIPWSRAGMSNPIHGWLFCLVDRNIRCTRIYNLGTRQATPWAKTCIPLNIGASIVQTPSYGFGSDPLTNSCKVVCVWEKYSLTSLSMKNPKGVKHSCEVFRVGGGGGNRWRKIDEVPPVRLFGSTGVYANGSIYWRNDSVNSFFVPRDSELIVAFDVGTEKFSH; this is translated from the coding sequence ATGGACAGAGGAAGAGATAAATTACAAAGAACATCACTTTCAAACCGTCTTGATGaaaaatcagcagaagatatacTTATCAACCTTCCTGTCAAGTCTCTTGTGCGATTTAAATCTGTATCCAAAAGTTGGCAGTCATTCATTGAGGATCCATCTTTTATAGAGTCGTATCTAAGTAGATCAAAAGCACATCCTCAACTTCTCACCACGATTAGAGACACTGATTCCATTGTAGTTCCTTCACCGGAGGATGGGTTCAAAGGTGGAGCGGCTCTTCATAAGGTTAAAATTCCATGGTCTCGTGCTGGTATGTCAAACCCCATCCATGGGTGGTTGTTCTGTTTAGTTGACAGGAATATTAGATGTACTCGCATATACAACCTTGGCACTCGGCAGGCTACTCCATGGGCAAAAACATGCATTCCATTAAATATTGGTGCTTCTATTGTTCAGACGCCGAGTTATGGATTTGGATCTGATCCTTTGACTAACAGCTGCAAAGTAGTATGTGTTTGGGAGAAATATTCTCTCACGTCTCTCTCTATGAAGAATCCAAAAGGAGTCAAACATAGTTGTGAAGTTTTTAGAgtgggaggaggaggaggaaatcGATGGAGGAAGATAGATGAGGTGCCACCGGTTAGATTATTTGGAAGCACTGGTGTTTATGCAAACGGTTCGATTTACTGGAGGAATGACAGTGTTAATAGTTTTTTCGTACCTCGGGATAGTGAATTGATTGTGGCATTTGATGTTGGAACCGAAAAGTTTAGTCATTGA
- the LOC113339987 gene encoding auxin response factor 18-like codes for MAFMFDNSSGFPGEVQNNTGYGCDDLYSELWRACAGPLVDVPKIDERVYYFPQGHMEQLEASTNEELVQRIPLFNLPSKILCRVVHIELLAEQETDEVYARVTLQPEDDPNEPNSLDPCLQEPPREGVQSFCKILTASDTSTHGGFSVLRKHANESLPPLDMTQATPTQELIAKDLHGYEWRFKHIFRGQPRRHLLTTGWSTFVTSKRLVAGDTFVFLRGENGNLRVGVRRHARQQSNMPSSVISSQSMHLGVLATASHAVSMKTLFIVYNKPRTSQFIIGLNKYLESLKNGFSVGMRFKMRFEGEDSPERRFSGTIIGTNDVSPQWSDSKWRSLKVQWDEPCSTPRPDRVSPWEIEPFVASPAPPKPIQPLVSKNKRLRISTDLPIQGTTASSVASPLWYPGATQSNEVTASSGMDIQSSETQSIWLPKQNENMGNFVNSNGIMRIQRESLGNASLDLFQDDRTASMWSGHLGYSDADHSLITKNDHMQDQVESEKKSETPSGYRLFGIELINNTNTAANIVKEPINDITVSSAIAEITVPSTLSGSESDPQSALSNASKEQQVLLQAQPKSFSTATRSRTKVHMQGIAVGRAVDLTTLDGYDQLINELEEMFEIKGELSPRDKWEVVFTDDEGDMMLVGDDPWLEFCKMVKKIFIYSSQEVRRMSPGCKLLSSLGGGEGTLVSLDSNLKTDK; via the exons ATGGCGTTTATGTTTGATAATAGCTCAGGCTTTCCTGGGGAAGTACAAAATAATACAG GTTATGGATGTGATGATCTGTATTCAGAGTTATGGAGAGCTTGTGCTGGTCCTCTTGTTGATGTTCCAAAAATTGATGAAAGGGTTTACTATTTCCCTCAAGGTCATATGGAGCAA TTAGAAGCATCAACAAATGAAGAATTAGTTCAAAGAATTCCTTTGTTTAATCTACCTTCAAAGATTTTGTGTCGAGTTGTTCATATCGAATTACTG GCTGAACAAGAAACTGATGAGGTTTATGCAAGAGTTACTTTGCAACCAGAAGATGAT CCGAATGAACCTAATAGTCTTGATCCATGCTTACAAGAACCACCAAGAGAGGGTGTTCAATCTTTTTGCAAGATTTTGACTGCTTCTGATACTAGTACTCATGGAGGGTTCTCCGTTCTTCGGAAACATGCCAATGAAAGTTTACCTCCGCTG GATATGACCCAAGCAACACCGACTCAGGAATTGATTGCAAAGGATCTTCATGGCTACGAGTGGCGATTTAAGCATATATTTAGAG GTCAACCTCGAAGACATTTACTTACAACTGGTTGGAGCACGTTTGTCACTTCTAAGAGATTGGTTGCTGGGGATACTTTTGTATTTCTCAG AGGGGAGAATGGGAATTTACGTGTTGGAGTAAGGCGTCATGCTAGGCAACAAAGTAATATGCCCTCATCTGTGATATCCAGCCAGAGCATGCATCTTGGAGTGCTCGCCACAGCATCTCATGCTGTATCGATGAAAACTCTCTTCATAGTTTACAACAAGCCAAG GACAAGTCAATTTATAATTGGCCTGAACAAGTATTTAGAATCTTTGAAAAATGGATTTTCTGTGGGAATGCGATTTAAGATGAGATTTGAAGGGGAGGATTCTCCGGAGAGAAG GTTTTCTGGTACAATAATTGGAACTAATGATGTTTCTCCCCAGTGGTCAGATTCCAAGTGGAGATCATTGAAG GTTCAATGGGATGAACCTTGCTCTACACCAAGACCTGACAGAGTTTCTCCATGGGAGATTGAGCCTTTTGTTGCTTCTCCAGCTCCTCCAAAGCCGATTCAACCTTTGGTATCAAAAAATAAAAGGCTTCGAATCTCCACAGATCTCCCAATTCAAG GAACTACTGCAAGTTCTGTAGCTTCACCACTCTGGTATCCTGGAGCGACACAATCCAATGAAGTAACTGCATCGAGTGGCATGGACATTCAAAGTAGTGAAACTCAAAGCATCTGGCTACCCAAACAAAATGAGAACATGGGAAATTTTGTAAACAGCAACGGTATCATGAGGATCCAGAGGGAGTCCCTTGGAAATGCTTCCCTTGATCTGTTTCAAGATGATAGAACAGCTTCGATGTGGTCAGGGCATTTGGGTTATTCAGACGCTGACCAttcattaatcacaaagaatgatcATATGCAGGACCAAGTAGAATCGGAAAAGAAATCTGAGACTCCAAGTGGTTACCGTTTATTTGGGATTGAGCTGATTAACAATACAAATACCGCAGCCAATATAGTCAAGGAACCAATAAATGACATCACTGTTTCCAGTGCCATCGCTGAAATAACTGTCCCCTCAACCTTATCTGGGTCCGAGTCAGATCCACAATCTGCTCTTTCAAATGCATCCAAAGAACAGCAAGTACTATTGCAAGCACAGCCTAAGAGCTTCTCGACAGCTACCAGAAGTCGTACTAAG GTACACATGCAAGGGATAGCAGTTGGTCGAGCAGTGGATTTGACCACTCTGGATGGGTACGACCAGCTTATAAATGAGTTGGAGGAGATGTTTGAGATTAAAGGAGAGTTGTCCCCTCGTGACAAATGGGAAGTTGTATTTACTGATGATGAAGGGGACATGATGCTCGTTGGTGATGATCCTTGGCT gGAATTCTGCAAGATGGTGAAGAAGATTTTCATCTATTCGAGCCAAGAAGTTAGAAGGATGAGTCCAGGATGCAAGTTATTATCATCTTTAGGCGGTGGCGAAGGTACTCTTGTAAGCTTAGACTCAAATCTAAAAACAGATAAATGA